The Acidobacteriota bacterium genome window below encodes:
- a CDS encoding DsrE family protein — translation MSKTAIVIYSDPKSGSEEALGRLFNGMFVAYELLEKKQEVALIFQGAGVRWASELVKPAHPAHALYNAVKDSVVGVCGGCADVFGATQDARNAGAKLIHEKAIPGTSGIIDLSKYLDAGYRVLNF, via the coding sequence ATGTCGAAGACCGCAATCGTCATCTATTCCGATCCGAAGTCCGGCAGCGAAGAAGCGCTCGGCCGACTGTTCAATGGCATGTTCGTGGCCTACGAGCTGCTCGAAAAGAAGCAGGAAGTGGCTCTGATCTTCCAGGGCGCCGGCGTGCGCTGGGCGAGTGAGCTGGTGAAGCCCGCTCACCCGGCGCATGCGCTCTACAACGCGGTCAAGGACAGCGTGGTGGGTGTCTGTGGTGGCTGCGCCGACGTGTTCGGTGCGACGCAGGACGCCAGGAACGCCGGTGCGAAGCTGATTCACGAGAAGGCGATTCCGGGCACCTCCGGAATCATCGATCTGTCCAAGTACCTGGACGCAGGCTACCGCGTCCTGAACTTCTGA